One Halobacterium wangiae genomic window, CGGCGGCGGGGGCGGCGGCGTCTCCGACCTCAGCCTCGCGTTCACCGTTCCGGTTGAGAACCTCGGTTCCCTGTTCGACATCCAGGAGCTCCGCGACGAACTATCGAACGTCGGCGAGGAGTACGAACTCAGCGTCTCCCGGAACTCGAGCACGCCGGACTCACTGAACTCGATGGCGGCCGGAGAACTCGACCTCGCGCTGCTCTCGTCGGTGAGCTACGGGTCGGCAGTCAGCGAGGAGGCCGTCCCCGGCAACATCTCGATGATCTCCACGGACTTCTGGGACGCACACCCCGAGTGGTACGGGTTCACCATCTTCGCCGGTTCCGACACCGGCGTCAGCAACCCAGAGGACCTTGAGGGGAAGAAGGTCGCCGTGAACTCCAAGGGGACCGGCGTGCACGCCGTCGTCAACAAGGCACTCATCCAGGCGGGCCTCGACCCGGAGAACGACGTCGAAGTCGTCGAACTCCCGTTCCCGTCCATCGCGTCGGCGATCAACGACGGCCGCGTCCACGCCGGCATCTTCCCGGCGATCTTCGCCGTCGCGGCCCGCGCGGAGGGCTTCACGGACGTCGTCTCCAGCCAGGACCTCTGGGACGAACAGTACCCGTTCGCGTACACCGTCGCGTCGAAGAACTCACTGGACAACAAGTCCGACGCCATCGAACTGTGGGGCGAGGACCTCGCTGAACTCGTCCAGTACTGCTACGACAACCGCCCCGAGGTCGTGTCGCTCGCCGCCGAGCACTTCGAACTCCCGGAGCAGGTCGTCGACGGGTTCTTCCTCAACAACAACGACTACTTCCGCAAGGACATCACCATCGACATGGACCGCCTGCAGGCCACGATGGACGAACTGGTCGAACTCGGCTTCCTCGAGGAGTCCTTCGACGTCACGGAGTACGCGACCAACGACTACGTCCCGTCGATCAACTGAATCGGGAACGCTGTCTCGGTCGCTTTTTCGCGGTTACCGTCGCCTCGTAGCGACTACTCTCGCGGTTCTCGGTGACACCCTCCGGACCCGAGGGTTGCACTGTCGTCGTCAACTCCGCGCCGAAGAGAACAAAGCGAAGACTGCGGCCGCCTACGTCCAGCGCAGGAGGCGGCTCCGGGCGAGCCGGAGCAGGCGGTCGAGGCCGAGGCCGACCAGCATGATAGCGATGATGGCGGCGTACGTCTGCGTCGATTGGAACGACCGGACGCCCTCGATCTCGAGGGCACCGAGGCCGCCGCCGCCGGCGATCATCTCGAAGACGAACGTGATGATGAGCGACAGCGGGAGCGCGATCTGGAGGCCGGTCATGATGCCGGGTGCCGCCGCCGGCAGGATGACCCGCCGCACCAGGTTCCAGTCGCTCGTCCCCATCATCCGCGCTGCCCAGACGAGGTTCTTCTCGACCTGTCTGGCGGCGTCACGGGCGTTCACCGCGACCGGCCAGAACGTGCCGACCGCGACCATGATGATCTTCGACGTGTCGCCGATGCCGAACCACAGCATGAACACCGGGATGAGCGCGATGATGGGTACCGGGTAGCCGATCTTGATGATCGGGTCGAAGAACCAGTCGACGACGTCGTTGCGCGCGCTGAGGACGCCGACGGCCACGCCGAGGATGGAGGCGATGGCGAGTCCGAGGAACGCCCGTTTCAGCGTCAGGTAGGCGTTCTCGAGCATCTCGCCGGACGCCGTCAGGTCGACGAATCGGGTGAGGACGTCCGACAGCGGCGGCAGGAAGTAGTAGTGGATGTACCCCATCTGGGTGACGACCTCCCAGAGCACGAGGATGATGACCAGCGAGTACACCGACTTCGCGATATTGACGACCGAGGAGCCGTCGAACTGGTCGGTGCTCACGCCCATGCTAACACCCGTTCACGGAGGATCTCGAAGCCACGCACGGCGAAGTACGCGATCGCGGAGATGATCACGATGTTCGCGAACATCACCGAGTAGTTGCCGACCTGACCGGCCGTCAGGATGAGGTAGCCGATGCCCATGTCCGAGGCGATGAGTTCGGCGCTCACCAGCGCGATGAACGCGATTGGAATCGCCTGCCGGATGCCGGTGAGTATCTCTGGGATGGTCGCGGGGATGACGACCTTCCAGAATAGCCGTCTGCCGTCGGTCCCCATCATCTTCGCCGCCCACACCAGGTTCTTGTCGACGTTCTCCGCCGCGTTGTACGCGTTCAACACGATCGGCAGTAGACAGGCCAGGAACACGATGAGCACGGCCGTCTCGGTGCCGACGCCGAGCCAGAGGATGGCCAGCGGCACGAGCGCGGTCTTCGGAATCGGGTACGTGAGGGCGAGCAACACCTCGAAGAAGTTCTCGACGGGGTCGAGTCTGGCCATCCCGATGCCGAGCAGCACGCCGATCGCGATGGCCAACGCCAGACCGACGCCGATGCGCGTCAGCGACGTCGAGAGGTGGGAGAACACGTCGCCGCTGGCGACGAGGTTCTGTATCTCTCCCGCGACGATGGTCGGCGACGGCAGGATAGCTGCTGGCACCGCCGTCCCGCTCGCGTACTCCCAGAGGAGCGTGAGGATGACGAGCGGAATCCAGTCGAAGACGAACTGCCCCGCACGCTGGACGGGTGCGGGGACGGCGTCGAACGACCGGACGGTCACGTTGCTCACGGCTACCGTTGCACCTCGGGTTGTGTCTCCTCCCGGAGGGACTTCCAGACGGTGTTCTTCGTCTCGTTGAACTCGTCGCTGGTGATGATCTCCTCGCGGGACTGCGAGCGGTCGAGGTCGACGTCGGTCACCGTCTTCTTCGTCCCGGGGTGGCGGGTCATCACCATCACCCGGTCGGAGAGGTAGACGGCCTCCTCGACGTCGTGGGTCACGAAGACGACCGTCTTGTCCAGGTCACCCCAGATGTCGATGAGCTGGTCCTGGAGCGCCTCGCGGAGCGGCTGGTCGAGCGCGCCGAACGGCTCGTCCATCAACAGGATCTTCGGCTCGTACGCGAGGGTGCGCGCGAGACCGACCCGCTGTTTCATCCCGCCGGAGAGCTCCTTGGGGTAGTTGTCCTCGAAGCCGCTGAGGTCCATCATGTCGATGTACTTCTGGGCGGTCGAGCGGCGCTCCTCCTTCGGGACTCCCTGTTCCTCGAGCCCGTAGGTGACGTTCTCCATGACGGTCCGCCACGGGAACAGTGCGTAATCCTGGAAGACGACGCCCCGGTCGGTTCCGGGGCCGTCGATGGGGGTGCCGTCTACCTCGATGGTGCCGGATGTCTCCTCGAGGAAGCCCGCGACGAGGTACAGCAGCGTACTCTTCCCGCAGCCACTGGGCCCCACGATGCTGGCGAACTCGCCGCCCTCGATGTCGAAGGAGAGGTCCTCGACCGCGACCGTGCGTTCCGCGCCGTCGTCGTACACCTTCTCGAGGTTGGATATCGAGACGTGTCCGTCGAGGGTGCGTTCAGTCATCTGCCTGGTTCGGGGAGCAAAAGGAGGGTGCTGTCGGCCACTCGCCTCGGTCAGTTCCAGCGGACACCGCCGTCAGGCGCCTCACCCCGGTGTCCCCCTGCGTCTGCATCCCACGCTCACTGTGGTGGTGTGTCACAGTGAAGTTGAGGTAGTAGCCGTATAAAAAATTTTCCCGATTGGCAAGCCTGCAATGGTCTGTACGGCCGTTTCAGTCAGTACGTGTATTGCGTGTTCGAAGCGGTCACCGACCGAACAGGAACCCAGGTGGTGCTGCACGGCCGGTGGCTAGCTACTCACTCGGGCGCCAGCAGTTCCACCGGGTGCCGGTTGCCGCGGGCGAGCAGTCCGGCGAGTTGCTCCTGGCAGGACGCCCCGCTGGCTACGACTTCGCGGTCGGCCGTCTCCTCGGCCTCGAACTGGTCGCGCAGCGTCCCGCCGACGTCCACGGCGAGTTCGTAGTACTGGGACTTGTAGCCGAAACTGCCCGCCATCCCGCAACACTCCACGTCCGAGGTCACCACGTCGTAGCCCACTCGCTCGAGGACCGCCTCCGTGTACACGTCCAGACCGAGCGTGCGCTGCTGGCAGTGGCTGTGGTACGCGACGTCGCCGCCGCCCGCGAGCGCGTCGGCGTCAGCGCCGTTCTCCAGGAGTCCGTAGACGTACTCGAGCACCTCGTAGCTGTGCTCGGCGAGGCGCTCGGCGCGGTTCGCCGGGAGGAGCCGTTCGTACTCGTCGCGGAACGCCGCTAGGTCCGACGGTTCGACGACCACGACGTCGCGGCCGTCGTCGAGGTACGGGTCGAGGCTGTCCGCGACGCGGCGGGCGTTCCGGCGTGCCGTCGCGATCATCCCCTGGGAGAGCGGCGCGCGTCCGCTCTCGTGGCACGACGCCACGGCGACGTCGACGCCGAGCGCTTCGAGGGTTCTGACGGCGGCCTTCCCGCGGTCAACGAGCACGTAGTTCGTGTACGCGTCCGGGTAGAGCACGACCTCGCGGTCGGCGTCGCCCGCGGTGTCCAGCGGTTCGCGCGACGCGAACCAGTCGCGGAGCGTCTCACGCTGGAACTCCGGGAGGTCGCGGCGCCGGTCGACGCCAGCCACCCGGTCCAAGAAGGCACGACTCGGTCCCCAGTCGGCCAGCCAGTTCGAGACCGGTGCAGTCGCGCTCCCGAGTCGCGCGAGCGTCCCGAAGTTCCCGAACAGGCGCTT contains:
- a CDS encoding MqnA/MqnD/SBP family protein; protein product: MAHRSTSRRTFLKSGTAAAAVGLTGVAGCLGGGGGGVSDLSLAFTVPVENLGSLFDIQELRDELSNVGEEYELSVSRNSSTPDSLNSMAAGELDLALLSSVSYGSAVSEEAVPGNISMISTDFWDAHPEWYGFTIFAGSDTGVSNPEDLEGKKVAVNSKGTGVHAVVNKALIQAGLDPENDVEVVELPFPSIASAINDGRVHAGIFPAIFAVAARAEGFTDVVSSQDLWDEQYPFAYTVASKNSLDNKSDAIELWGEDLAELVQYCYDNRPEVVSLAAEHFELPEQVVDGFFLNNNDYFRKDITIDMDRLQATMDELVELGFLEESFDVTEYATNDYVPSIN
- a CDS encoding ABC transporter permease is translated as MGVSTDQFDGSSVVNIAKSVYSLVIILVLWEVVTQMGYIHYYFLPPLSDVLTRFVDLTASGEMLENAYLTLKRAFLGLAIASILGVAVGVLSARNDVVDWFFDPIIKIGYPVPIIALIPVFMLWFGIGDTSKIIMVAVGTFWPVAVNARDAARQVEKNLVWAARMMGTSDWNLVRRVILPAAAPGIMTGLQIALPLSLIITFVFEMIAGGGGLGALEIEGVRSFQSTQTYAAIIAIMLVGLGLDRLLRLARSRLLRWT
- a CDS encoding ABC transporter permease; translated protein: MSNVTVRSFDAVPAPVQRAGQFVFDWIPLVILTLLWEYASGTAVPAAILPSPTIVAGEIQNLVASGDVFSHLSTSLTRIGVGLALAIAIGVLLGIGMARLDPVENFFEVLLALTYPIPKTALVPLAILWLGVGTETAVLIVFLACLLPIVLNAYNAAENVDKNLVWAAKMMGTDGRRLFWKVVIPATIPEILTGIRQAIPIAFIALVSAELIASDMGIGYLILTAGQVGNYSVMFANIVIISAIAYFAVRGFEILRERVLAWA
- a CDS encoding ABC transporter ATP-binding protein, producing the protein MTERTLDGHVSISNLEKVYDDGAERTVAVEDLSFDIEGGEFASIVGPSGCGKSTLLYLVAGFLEETSGTIEVDGTPIDGPGTDRGVVFQDYALFPWRTVMENVTYGLEEQGVPKEERRSTAQKYIDMMDLSGFEDNYPKELSGGMKQRVGLARTLAYEPKILLMDEPFGALDQPLREALQDQLIDIWGDLDKTVVFVTHDVEEAVYLSDRVMVMTRHPGTKKTVTDVDLDRSQSREEIITSDEFNETKNTVWKSLREETQPEVQR